The genomic interval CTTTGTCTCTATCTCACCCACACCGTTCGATCTTCAAACGAGGGACGCGGTTTCGATTCCGGTATTCCTTCGGGATAGCCGATATACAAAAACGCGATCAGATGTTGGTCAGGGGCAAAGCCTAAAAACTCTTTCACTTTCGAATCCAGCGCCCATTCGCCTGTGCGCCACTTGGCGGCGAGTCCTTCGGCTTCGGCGGCGAGCAAAATGTTTTGGCACGCCGCGCTCACTGCCATGATGTTTTCGATCTCCAACACTTTCGGTTCGGCGGGCTTATCCACACCGACGGCGATGATGAGCGGCGCGCGGCGAGGCAATGCGCGGGTTTTCTCTAACGCCTCCGCTGGCAGATCAGGATGACGGTCCGCGAAAGAAGCGGCGAACACCTCTCCCAAGTTATTGAGTCCGCTTCCCGTCAACACCGCGAATCGCCAGGGTCTT from Candidatus Defluviilinea gracilis carries:
- a CDS encoding nitroreductase produces the protein MDVIEAIHHRQSNAKVKQDEVPRAVIEKLLSAAAQAPNHYKVRPWRFAVLTGSGLNNLGEVFAASFADRHPDLPAEALEKTRALPRRAPLIIAVGVDKPAEPKVLEIENIMAVSAACQNILLAAEAEGLAAKWRTGEWALDSKVKEFLGFAPDQHLIAFLYIGYPEGIPESKPRPSFEDRTVWVR